A stretch of DNA from Micromonospora sp. WMMD1155:
TCCGCGGCGACCCGGTCGATCATCGACGAGGAGACCAGCGTCTTGCCCACGGCGGCGGCCGGACCCCATTCGGTACGGGTACGGAACAGGTGACCGATCGCCACCGCCAGGAAGTGGTTGGGGTTCATCAGGCCGGCGTCCGGGGTGACGATGCCGTGCCGGTCGGCGTCCGCGTCGTTGCCGGTGGAGATCTGGTAATCCGCACGGGCGGCGATCAGCGACGCCATGGCGTTCGGCGAGGAGCAGTCCATCCGGATCTTGCCGTCGCCGTCCAGGGTCATGAACCGCCAGGTCGGGTCGACCGTCGGGTTGACCACGGTCAGGTCGAGTCGGTGCCGCTCGGCGATCTCGCCCCAGTACGCCACGCTCGCCCCACCGAGCGGGTCCGCTCCGATCCGCACCCCGGCGTCGCGGATCGCGTCGATGTCGATCGCCGCGGGCAGGTCGTCGACGTAGTGGGCGAGGAAGTCGTACTCCCCGGTGGTGTCGGCGGCCCGAGCCCGCGCGTAGGTGATCCGGCGGACCTCCTTGAGCCCGGCGGCCAGGATCGCGTTGGCGCGGTCCTGGATCCACCGGGTCACGTCGGTGTCGGCCGGCCCGCCGTTGGTGGGGTTGTACTTGAAGCCGCCGTCGTCTGGCGGGTTGTGCGACGGGGTGATCACGATGCCGTCGGCGAGCCCGCTGGTCCGCCCCCGGTTGTGGGTGAGGATCGCGTGCGACAGCGCCGGCGTCGGGGTGTAGCCGTCGCGGCTGTCCACCAACACGGTGACCCCGTTGGCGGCGAGCACCTCCAGCGCGTCCACGGCGGCCGGGGCGGAGAGCGCGTGGGTGTCGCGGGCGAGGAACAGCGGGCCGTCGAGGCCCTGCTCCCGCCGGTAGTCGCAGAGCGCCTGGGTGACCGCCAGGATGTGGTCGGAGTTGAACGCGTTGCGCAGGCTGGAGCCGCGGTGGCCGGAGGTGCCGAAGGAGACCTGCTGCGCCGGGTCCGAGGGATCCGGGTGTTCGGCGTAGTAGGCGGTGACCAGGCGCGGCACGTCGACCAGGTCGGCGGGCTCGGCGGGCCGGCCGGCACGGGGGTGGGTCACTGCGGGATCCTCCTCGGGAAGTACGGGCCGGTCACGGCTCGACCTTCTGGCCCTTGCCGATCACCACGATGCCGTTGTCGGAGACGGTGTAGCGCTGCCGGTCCTTCTCCAGGTCGACGCCGATCTCGACGCCCTCCGGGACGAACACGTTCTTGTCCAGGATGGCCCGCCGGACCACCGCGTGCCGGCCGATCTCCACACCCTCCATCAGCACCGAGCCCTCGACGTGCGCCCAGGAGTGCACCCGCACCTTCGGCGACACGATCGAGTTCTCCACCAGCGAACCGGAGATGACCACGCCCGGGGAGACCATCGAGCCGACCGCGCGGCCGACCCGCTCACCCCACTGGTGGACGAACTTCGCCGGCGGCCACGGCGGCTGCTCGGTGTAGATCGGCCAGTCGAAGTTGTACATGTTGAAGACCGGGTGCACGTTGATCAGATCCATGTGCGCGTCGTAGAACGAGTCGAGCGTCCCCACGTCGCGCCAGTAGCCGCGATCCCGGTCGGTGCTGCCCGGCACCTCGTTGTCGCGGAAGTCGTAGACGTTCGCCTCACCCCGCTCGACGAGCATCGGGATGATGCTGCCGCCCATGTCGTGCTTGCTGGTCTTGTCCTCCGCGTCGCGCTCGACCGCCTCGCAGAGGGCGCGGGTGGTGAAGACGTAGTTGCCCATCGAGGCGTAGATCTCGTCCGGCGCGTCGGGCAGACCGACCGCGTCGGTCGGCTTCTCGCGGAACGCCCGGATGCGCTTGCCGTCCTCGCCGACCTCGATGACGCCGAACTGGTCGGCCATCGACAGCGGCTGGCGGATGCCGGCGACGGTCACCGCGGCGCCGGAGGCGATGTGGTCCTCCACCATCTGCCGGGGGTCCATCCGGTAGATGTGGTCGGCGCCGAAGACGATCACGTAGTCGGGCTGCTCGTCGTTGATGAGGTTGAAGCTCTGGTAGATGGCGTCGGCCGAGCCGGCGAACCACCACGGGCCGCGACGCTGCTGCGCGGGCACCGGGGTCACGTAGTTGCCGAGCAGCGTGGACATCCGCCAGGTCTTGGTGATGTGCCGGTCGAGGGAGTGGGACTTGTACTGGGTCAACACGACGATCTTGAGATAGCCGGCGTTGGCCAGGTTGGAGAGGACGAAGTCGACCATGCGGTACATCCCGCCGAACGGGACGGCCGGCTTGGCCCGGTCCGTGGTGAGTGGCATCAGGCGCTTGCCCTCCCCACCCGCCAGGACGATCGCGAGCACCTTGGCAGCCATGCCCCGACGCTATCCACCCGCGTCGCACTTCACCACTCGTACGGGGAGTCTTCTGCACTAGGGTGCGGGGTCATGACGGAACCCACCCCGCTGCGCGTCGATCTGCTCACCCGCGAGTACCCGCCGGAGGTCTACGGCGGGGCGGGCGTGCACGTCGAGTACCTGGCCCGGGAGTTGCGCCGCCGCACCGACGTCCGGGTGCACTGCTTCGGCCGACCGCGCACCGAGCCGGGCGTCACCGCGTACCCCGAACCGCCCGGCCTGACCGGCGCGAACGCCGCGCTGCGGACGATGGGCGTCGACCTGGAGATGGCCGCCGGAACGGCGGGCACCGACGTGGTGCACAGCCACACCTGGTACGCGAACCTGGCCGGACACACCGCGAAACTGCTGCACGGGGTGCCGCACGTGGTGACCGCGCACAGCCTGGAGCCGCTGCGGCCGTGGAAGGCCGAGCAGCTCGGTGGCGGGTACGCACTCTCGTCCTGGATCGAGCGGACCGCGATGGAGGCCGCCGACGCGGTGATCGCCGTGAGCAAGGGGATGCGGACCGACGTGCTGACGGCCTACCCGCAGATCGATCCGTCGAGGGTCCGGGTGGTCTACAACGGCATCGACACCGTGCAGTACGCCCCGGACCACGACACCGACGTGCTCGACCGACTCGGCATCGACCCGTCCCGTCCCAGCGTGGTCTATGTGGGAAGGATCACCCGACAGAAGGGGCTGCCGTACCTGCTGCGGGCCGCCCGGGAGTTGCCGGCGGACACGCAGCTCGTGCTGCTCGCCGGGGCGCCGGACACGGCGGAGATCGCCGCCGAGGTGGAGGATCTGGTCGCGGAGTTGCGGGCCAACCGTTCCGGTGTGGTCTGGGTGGCCGAGATGCTGCCCAAGCCCGAGGTGATCCAGGTGCTCACCCACGCGACGGTCTTCGTCTGCCCGTCAGTGTACGAGCCGATGGGCATCGTCAACCTGGAGGCGATGGCCTGCGAGACGGCGGTGGTGGCCACCGCCACCGGCGGCATCCCGGAGGTCGTGGCCGGCGACGAGACGGGCCTGCTGGTGCCCATCGAGCAGGCCACCGACGGGTCCGGCACCCCCCTGGCCCCGGAGAGGTTCGTGGCCGACCTGGCGGCGGCGATCAACACGCTGCTCGCCGACCCGGCGCGTACCGAACGGTTCGGCCTGGCCGGTCGCCGGCGCGCGGTCGAGCACTTCTCCTGGGACAGCATCGCGCGGCAGACCCTGGAGGTGTACCGGGCAGTCGGCGCGGGCTGAGGGAGACAGCGTCAGGCGACGTGCAGGGCAGCGGCGAGCTGGGCCAGTTCAGCCGGCGCGTCGCATTCCGCGACACGACGGCGACCAGGTTCCGTACCGCCGGTCGGTGGCGCACCTCACTCGGGGCGGCGCGTTCTGCGGCGAGCAGCGTCCGTCCCGCCCGGGGAAGGTCACCAGCCCGGGCGTGGGCGCGGGCCACGTCGAGGAGGTACGCGGCCCGGTGCTCGGGCGGCAGCAACCGCCACCCGTCGCCGGCTACCAGCCGCTCGTGCCGGGCGGTCGCCGTGGTGACGTCGCCCAGCGCCGCCTCGGCGACCACCCGGGCCGCGTCAACCGCCGCGACGCCGAGTTCGCGGCCCCTCTCCGGCACGACCTCCCGGGCGATGTCAGCGGCGCGGTCGAGGGACTGACGGGCGACCCGTTCGTCTCCCAGGCCGGCCGCCGCGAGGGCGGCCTGGAGGAGCAGCGTTCCGCGCAGCGACGAGCCGGCCGACGTGCCACCGGGCGCGCCGAAGCGGTCAGCGGCGACGAGCGCGGCATCCAGAGCCGACCGCCGTCGACCGCGGGAGCGCAGCGCCTGACACAGCGCCACGGTGGCAACGGCGGCCAGCCGGGGATCGCCTTCAGCGACGGACATCCCCCGGTCGGCGGCCAGCCAGGCCAACTCCCCCTGGTCGACCTTCACCAGCACCGGGGCGATGAGCGAATACACCGACACCAGCAGCGCACCCGTCCCGCCGGGGCGAGCGGCGTGCGCTTCGCGGACGGCGTCGTGCAGGTCGGGCAGCAGAGCCAGCAAGGCCGGGTACCGGGCATGCCGATAGCGTTGCTCGGCGTGCGCCAACCGGCCTCGCAGATCCTCGGCCGTCGGCGCTCGGGTCGCGTCCGGCGGGTGGTAGCGGGCCAGCACCGCGCGGACCCCCTCCACCCCGGCGACCGCCGGAGTCGGCCGCACGGGCCGCGTGGCCAGCAGGACCTCCACGTCGATGCGGAGGGTCTCGGCGATCTCCCGAAGGTTGGACACCCGCTCCAGACGGCGTACCCCACGCTCGACCTTGTCCACCCAACTCTTCGACTTGCCGAGCCGGTCGGCGAACTGCTGCTGCGTCATGTTCCGCCGGACCCGCCACTGCGCGACCCGGCGACCGACCGGCAGCTCGTTCACCGCCGGCCCGTCGCGCTCACCGCGCGACCCCCACCACAACCAGCAGGAGTACGACCACAGCGATCACGATGCCGTAGGCGTACTGGTGCCGGGTGAGCGGCGCCCGCGTCGGCCGAGCCGGACCGAGCACCCGATCCCCGTCCGGTTGCGGAGGCCGCGCCCCCACAATCGGGTACACGGGCGGCAGCGGCCCATCCGGCAGACGCTCGTCCAACTGTGCCTCCTCGCGGCGCGACGAAGTGGTGGGAGATGCAGGTCGGGCGGGGAGCCGTTGCGTTTCCTCCGCCCGGCCGCTCGGGACGCTCCGCTGCTGACGAAGAGGATCCCTGTCGCACTTGCGGATTCTGGAGGAGCGGGGCTGGATCGTCACCCGGCAGGGCAAGGGGTCGTTCGTGGCGCCGAACCCGCCCGCCTGAGCCCGAGCACAACTTCGCTGTCTTGATCGTTGGCGGCTGAGCAGTGCGACACGCCGGGCGCGGTGCTGCTGAGGCGCCAACGATCATCGGCCGCCCGAATGCCACCACAGGGCCGTGCTCCGGGAACTGCCCACCTGGCCCGTCCGCGTGATGCCCGACGGCTTGATCCACTCGACTTAGAGGAAACCGCGGCATCGAACGCGCAGTGATGCCGCGGTTTCCTGTAACGCGAGTGGATCAAGGCGAGAGCGGCCGGTCAGGGGGCGGCCAGATGCCACTAACCCGACCGCGCATGTGTCGGACGAGCCGCTCCCCACGGGTGTCGGCACCGTGCACGCGCACGATGCGGAGGGCCCCACCGTCCTCGACCACATCGACCTCGTCGCCCTCGTGCAGGTTGTATCGCGCCCGAAGAGCTGCCGGGATGGTCACCTGGCCCTTGCTGTTCAATCGCATGCTCTGGACCTCCGTCACGTAATACCAGCGATACGTGACATGTTTCGGTGCGGGACCTCCGTGCCGGCCCGCCACCATCCGCGAACGCGGCCGTGATCCGCCCGTTCCCCGTGAAGATCCGCACAACGTCACCGAAACTGCTGCCTCAAAGCTCGCTGAGGCAGCAGTTTCACCGAAAGTGCGCGGATCGTGGCGCGCATCCCCAGAGGGCGGGGCGGACCGGCGGGCTTGGCCGCGCGCGAACGGATCTCGCGCAGTAGGTTGGCGGGGTGACTGGACGGTTCCCGATCGAAGACGTCTCCCCCGTCGTCTCGTGCGGGCGGTACCCGGCCAAGGCGGTGGTCGACGAGCCGGTTCCGGTGTCGGCACGCGCCTACCGGGAGGGGCACGACGCGCTCGGCTGCACCGTGGTGTGGACCGGCCCGGACGGCACGGTCCGGCCGTTCACCCGGATGCGCCCCGGCGAGCCGGGCCAGGACCGCTGGCACGCCACCATCACGCCGGACGCCGTCGGCGAGTGGACGTTCTCCGTCGAGGCGTTCCAGGACCCGTACCTGACCTGGCAGAACGCGGTGACCAAGAAGATCGCCGCCGGGCAGGGCGCGGCCGACCTGGCCAACGACCTGGCCGAGGGCGCGCGGGTGCTCGCCGCCGCCCGGGACCTGGTGCCGGCCGCCGACCGACCCCGGGTCGCCGACGCGCTCACCGCGCTCGTCGAGACCGACCTGCCGCTGCCGCAGCGGGTCGGCCCGGCGCTCGCCCTGGCCGACCTGCTCTGGGAGCACCCGGTGCGAGAGTTGGTGACCGCCGGTGAGACGTACTCGATCTGGGTCGACCGCAAGCGGGCGCTCTTCTCCGCCTGGTACGAGTTCTTCCCCCGCTCGGAGGGGGCCGTGGGCGGCCGGTCCGGCACGTTCGCGACGGCCACCGACCGGCTGCCGGGGGTGGCCGCGATGGGCTTCGACGTGCTCTACCTGCCGCCGATCCACCCGATCGGCCGGGTCAACCGCAAGGGCCGCAACAACGCGCTCACCGCCGGGCCGACCGACGTGGGCTCGCCGTGGGCGATCGGCGCCGCCGAGGGCGGCCACGACACCATCCACCCCGACCTGGGTACGCCG
This window harbors:
- a CDS encoding AbrB/MazE/SpoVT family DNA-binding domain-containing protein, which produces MRLNSKGQVTIPAALRARYNLHEGDEVDVVEDGGALRIVRVHGADTRGERLVRHMRGRVSGIWPPPDRPLSP
- the glgA gene encoding glycogen synthase, which produces MTEPTPLRVDLLTREYPPEVYGGAGVHVEYLARELRRRTDVRVHCFGRPRTEPGVTAYPEPPGLTGANAALRTMGVDLEMAAGTAGTDVVHSHTWYANLAGHTAKLLHGVPHVVTAHSLEPLRPWKAEQLGGGYALSSWIERTAMEAADAVIAVSKGMRTDVLTAYPQIDPSRVRVVYNGIDTVQYAPDHDTDVLDRLGIDPSRPSVVYVGRITRQKGLPYLLRAARELPADTQLVLLAGAPDTAEIAAEVEDLVAELRANRSGVVWVAEMLPKPEVIQVLTHATVFVCPSVYEPMGIVNLEAMACETAVVATATGGIPEVVAGDETGLLVPIEQATDGSGTPLAPERFVADLAAAINTLLADPARTERFGLAGRRRAVEHFSWDSIARQTLEVYRAVGAG
- the glgC gene encoding glucose-1-phosphate adenylyltransferase, with product MAAKVLAIVLAGGEGKRLMPLTTDRAKPAVPFGGMYRMVDFVLSNLANAGYLKIVVLTQYKSHSLDRHITKTWRMSTLLGNYVTPVPAQQRRGPWWFAGSADAIYQSFNLINDEQPDYVIVFGADHIYRMDPRQMVEDHIASGAAVTVAGIRQPLSMADQFGVIEVGEDGKRIRAFREKPTDAVGLPDAPDEIYASMGNYVFTTRALCEAVERDAEDKTSKHDMGGSIIPMLVERGEANVYDFRDNEVPGSTDRDRGYWRDVGTLDSFYDAHMDLINVHPVFNMYNFDWPIYTEQPPWPPAKFVHQWGERVGRAVGSMVSPGVVISGSLVENSIVSPKVRVHSWAHVEGSVLMEGVEIGRHAVVRRAILDKNVFVPEGVEIGVDLEKDRQRYTVSDNGIVVIGKGQKVEP
- the pgm gene encoding phosphoglucomutase (alpha-D-glucose-1,6-bisphosphate-dependent), which encodes MTHPRAGRPAEPADLVDVPRLVTAYYAEHPDPSDPAQQVSFGTSGHRGSSLRNAFNSDHILAVTQALCDYRREQGLDGPLFLARDTHALSAPAAVDALEVLAANGVTVLVDSRDGYTPTPALSHAILTHNRGRTSGLADGIVITPSHNPPDDGGFKYNPTNGGPADTDVTRWIQDRANAILAAGLKEVRRITYARARAADTTGEYDFLAHYVDDLPAAIDIDAIRDAGVRIGADPLGGASVAYWGEIAERHRLDLTVVNPTVDPTWRFMTLDGDGKIRMDCSSPNAMASLIAARADYQISTGNDADADRHGIVTPDAGLMNPNHFLAVAIGHLFRTRTEWGPAAAVGKTLVSSSMIDRVAADLGRPLLEVPVGFKWFVPGLLDGAVGFGGEESAGASFLRRDGSTWTTDKDGILLCLLASEILATTGRSPSEHWAELAERFGAPAYARIDAPASREQKAVLGKLSPEQVTATELAGEPITATLTTAPGNGAPIGGLKVSTESGWFAARPSGTEDVYKIYAESFQGPDHLKKIQEEAKNLVDQALTQA